The nucleotide sequence GAGTTATCGGGGAACCGTTTATTGTCAGTGTCTTCGGTAAAGGGGCCGGGGAATAATAAATTCCACTGCTTACACGTGGACTGGCGAGTTCTCTAGATTTTAATCTGTAGTCGCTGGGTGGCAGTCTAAACATTTTTTTGAATGCGCGACTGAATGTTTCAGGTGATTCATATTGAGCATCAAGGCTGATGTTAATGATGGTGTCATTTTCATAACAAAGTTTATAAGCTGCTTTTTCAAGTCTGAGCCGACGGATATGCTCTTTTAGACTTTCGCCGGTCATACCTTTGAATATCCGGTGAAAGTGCACGATTGAAAAACAAGCTGCTTCTGCCAGTTCTTCTGAGGGAAGTTCCAGGTCCAGATTTTTCTGAATATAGAGCAGAACGTCCATCATCCGTTCATTATATGGCTTCATAAGATTCGACATGAATAATCCTTAATATTATTATGAGCTTTATTGCATGACATTTTTTATCATTTTGAATTTGTCTTAAATCAATGTTCTAAGAATTTGAATGTAAAAAAGACATTCCGGTTGCTGAATTTACAGGTATCGGTTTAATCTAAGCATATGAATAAGTTTAAACGAATCTCACTTTGCATTGCTGTAATCCTTCTTTTTACTTCATGTAATTCAGTCAAAAAGATCACAGGAAATCCCTGTGTCAGCAATTCTACAACGAATACGCAGAGAGTTGTTGATTCTGCCGCGTGTGCGGTGAAACAAATGAGACTCGATCTGGATGGTCCGACGATTGATTACCTGCTTGAAACTTCAAGAGCTGTTTTCATTTTTCCGGATGTGTACAAGCTCGCTTTTATGATTGGAGCCGAGGGCGGGGCAGGTGTGCTGTGTGCAAAAGACAGCACCGGTTTTTGGAATGGCCCGGCTTTTTATACACTGGCAGGCATAGATATCGGAATTCAGGGAGGAGTGGCCGGTAAGACCATAATGATATTCCTTATGAATGATGAAGCGCTGGAGTCAGCCATTGCAGGAAAGATCGATTTATCGCTCGGAGTTGATCTTGCCATAGGTCATCTCAATGATCAAAGACACCGGGGAGTTTTGATTTCGAAGGAAATGTGTTTCCACTGGTTTATCAAGCCGGGGCTTTTTTCGGTTTTTCATATCGGACCGGCTCACTCATGGTCGGCAAAGAAAGCAACAAGGCTTATTATGGAAAACCCATCAGTGTTAAAGAGTTGCTCATGACTCACGAGCATGACAAACCGGAGGCGGATGTCCTTTTTAACGTGCTGATGGGAATTTAATTCAACCTTCTTGGATGTTGTCCATGACCTTCTTCCGTTCTTTTGTATATTGGAGAAGGTCTTTACATATAAATTGTGTGCTGTGGTAAAAAGCAAAAAATTGTACCATCTTCTGAAGGTAAAAACGTCTGGTAACACCTTCTTTACGTAAGGCTTCAAGTCTTTTCAGAGCTGCATCGAACGCGTTTTGCAAGGCCTCTTCATCAGGTGTTTTTCCTGCACTTATGGCTCGCATTGACTCCGCGGATACTTTTGAAAGAGTTCGCAGTTCTTCCTTCATTATGATTTCGTATCCCTCACCGTGAACATTATTAAGAGCGTGGAGCATTGCCCGCAGGTGAGATCCGCTTTTTTCCAGAGTCCGCACTTTTAAACCGAGCAGATCAGTGTCTTCTATATATAGAAGGCTTTCATGTCGCAAAACCTTCATGTAGGTTGCACGGTTAAGGGCTACCTTGTTATTGAAAGAGTCGAGCATTTCGGTATCAAGCTCAGTTTGCTTGTTAAGAAAGCTTTCCATCAGTGCTTCATAATGGTC is from Maridesulfovibrio ferrireducens and encodes:
- a CDS encoding YSC84-related protein gives rise to the protein MFPLVYQAGAFFGFSYRTGSLMVGKESNKAYYGKPISVKELLMTHEHDKPEADVLFNVLMGI
- a CDS encoding FUSC family protein, with amino-acid sequence MSISDPRSQVSHLKHGIKTGIAAVTAYTAASLFDLSYGYWAALSGVIVMQINVADSIRMCWYRFSGTAIGALIGILCIVVFPETPSMTLLSLFVSVGFCAYMTRYNERYRMAAITTTIVTLASLGQAHRIEFGLFRVVEISIGVASAFLVSVLIWPLRAADSLKGSLCSQFSECADHYEALMESFLNKQTELDTEMLDSFNNKVALNRATYMKVLRHESLLYIEDTDLLGLKVRTLEKSGSHLRAMLHALNNVHGEGYEIIMKEELRTLSKVSAESMRAISAGKTPDEEALQNAFDAALKRLEALRKEGVTRRFYLQKMVQFFAFYHSTQFICKDLLQYTKERKKVMDNIQEG